In the Arachis hypogaea cultivar Tifrunner chromosome 20, arahy.Tifrunner.gnm2.J5K5, whole genome shotgun sequence genome, GATTTCAATTTCCAAGCATGGATAAGAAGAAGCAGAGGCAATCGactatggagaagaagaagaagaagcaacagctgAATGAGAATCACAAGAGCAAGAGCATTGACGACATTTTCCCTCTTGAGCTGATTCACAGAATCCTAGTGAGGGTTCCGCTCAAACATCTCGGTCGCCTCAAGTGTGTTTCGAAGCTTTGGAACGCTCTCATTTCCGATCCCGACTTTGCGAAATCACATGTTCACTTCTCTGCCGCACCCACCCATGTATGCCTCTTCATAAATGACTACTCCAAGGCTTGCTCCGTTGACATTGACGCAGTATTTCACCGCCACAAGCGTGCTACTGCAGCAAAAGAGGTATCTCTCCCTTTCGAGACGAACACACCTTTTGATTTTGAAGTTATGTGCTCCTGCAGAGGGCTTGTTCTCTTATACCGAGCCCCGCATTTTTTTATCGTATGGAACCCAGTAATTGGATCCAGCAAAAGAGTTTCCTACTCTCACATTGTTTCTCGTAGTGACCGCAAGAACTTTATGTTTCCCGTTAGTGCGTGTTTGTATGGATTTGGTTATGATGTTTCACAGGATGACTACTTAGTTGTTGTAGCTTCTCAGGATAAGAATGGCCAAGAGCACTTTGATTGCTTGTCTTTGAGAACCAATTCATGGACTAATCTTGATTTTGCACTCTCCAAACCCTTGGGTAGTAGCAACTGGAAATCTCGTGGGTTCTTCTTGAATGGCGCTATTCATTGGTCATCCCGCACTCTTAGAGTTAGAGATTATAGTATTCTTATATTTGATTTGAAGGAAAGAAGTTTCTCAACCATATCTATGCCTGAACAAGTGATGGGTTATCTCAATCCCACTCTTCTCGCCCTACTAGGAGGGTGCCTGGCCTTGTATTCTTATGAATACGGTAAAACTAACATATGGGTGATGAAAGAATACAAAGTGCATTCATCTTGGATTTTCTATCAGTTTTTTAGTGGTGGATCTGCGCCTCTATGCTTATCCAATGGTAGTGACATTGTTGCACTACGGTCTTTTCCGATATCTAACTTATGGTTTGTCAAATATGATGTCAGACGAGAGCTCTTCCAATTCCAATGTCTTGAGTATCCTCATCTGGAACAATTTAAAGGTCGTTCTCGTCGGTACATTGTATACACAGAGAGTCTCGTGCGAGTCCCTAGTGAGATTaaggataagaagaagaaaatggtatGTAACTATTCTCCTAAGGATTGCACTATTGTTATTCCTCATAGTTTTCATTGCTttgtgattaattaaaaatacctAGCAAGATGCATTATGCATCAAGTTGCAATCAGATGCGGCTTTTGGCTGTTTGAATTTATCAATGCTTATGGAATAATTGATCACTGTCTTGTCTTGCTTCCTGAAGCCTATTCTTGTGGTGAGGGGTTTTAAGCTATTTCTTTTTTTCATGTCTAATTCCGTGCTTCTCTTTTCTATAGGCCATCAGAATCACAAGATCGATGTCAAACAAGGAAAGAGAACGACTCAACAGAGACACTTAATTATGTTGTAAATAAAGTGTTGGCAAGTTCAGCTGGAAGAAGCTTCTAGGGAACtttgttttattttgcttttgcATTAAAGTATGATTTCCGTTCCAACTATGAATGTGAAAAACTGGAACATTTGAAAGTGCAGATAGAGTTTCCTACTTTCCTCTAGTAGAATCCAATCTCTTATATTTTCTACTTGATCTTTATTCAATATTGCCTTGGTTGAGTTACTATGTCTACGCAGAATCTCACACATCAGAATGAGAGATTTAACATGTAAACTAATTGTTAATTTGTCAATTCAGTTTGGTCTTTAGTAGTAAGTATTTCAGTATCTTGTTTGTTGGGATTACAGCTGGGATATTTGTGCTTGCCACTTGAATTGAATTCTTCACTGTTCATAGAGCATGTGCTCCTAGGTCTTTCTTTCACGGTAGGTTAATTGAACCAcgttaaattttctattttcaacttattttttgttgtatctgATAAGAAGCCTTGTAGCATGTGAATCCTTGTAAAACCTCCATAGAAAGGAGTTGGTTGAGATATGTGCTTGATTACCTTATTAGGAAACAGAACAGACATGCATGCTAAAACAGAACAGGCTTTTATTATTTGAGTGTACACATTAAGAATATCATATGTCTGAATCACATGAGATCCCAATTTTAGGGTTAGTAAATGATCCTTTTAGTAAACCTTTGGCAATCCGTTTATATGCTGCTTCAGTTAAGTGTACACCATCCCAAGTTATGAACTGGGATGGATCATTACAACTAATCAACCCCGGTTCACCACAGTGCTTCACCGGTGCATTGTGATAGTTTGCATTCGCAAGTGGACAGCAAGAATCTAGAATCGATTTTGTGAATCCTGATAGCACAAACAAACCACAACTTATGAGGAATAATAGAATCATATGTGATTGTTCAAAGATGATATATCATTCaagaaattatgcagaaaaaaGAAGAGTTAAGTACCAAATTGTGTTGGAGATTGATATAATTGCAGGGAAGCATGGTAATAATCTGCATAGATGATATTAACACCGGGGTGAAGCTGTCGAAGCCGATTTAATTCAGCAAGAAGTTGGTTGTTATAGTAGTCAGCAAAATTGTTATAGGACTTCAAACATCCAGCTTCATCATAATCCTCCACATCAGTACTGGGGTGATTTCTCAAATAGAAAAAGCTGCATCCGAGAGCGAAGTTTCCGGGAACTACGAGAGTTTGAGCCCCCAAATCAATCAATTTCTGACAATCATAAAACTCACCAAGGTAGAGTTATATATGGATTATGAttcaaaataattcttaaatgcTGGCTTCATAAGATACTCtcagattttatataattatcttaAATGCTTGCTTCATAAGATATTCAAATGTATTAATGCTTCCAAAACTCTTACATTGATGgcccaagagattttattaatcACAAGTGGTACATATGTGGTGGCTTCTTCTATAGGCCTGCCTAGAAAGAAAAGATAGTTGAAATCATTGCCACCAATCTCACCCACAAGAAACAAAGAGCTCCCAAAAACTTGTTTACACCCTGCAAAATTAGAGGACTATCCCATAAGTTTCAACTGGAGCATTATTGCAGCTTGCCTGTGCCCAATTGAAAAGAACAACTGGAAGATTATTACCTGAAGAAGAGTTACAGATAGAAGGAAGCAAGTCCATGAACCAATCAAACTGGACCCCCAGAGAATAGTTGGTGGGAACAAGAACGTCATAGAGACCCTTCTCCACAAAGAAGCTAATATCCAAAGCAGTGGCACCTCCAACTGCAAAGTTCACTCCCTCCAATGAGTTCCAatcttttatcttccctttcttGATTCCCAGGTAAGGTTTTAGCAATGGAACCCCAATCTGCTCAGCTGCAAACACAAAGAAGAACATAAGaacaagagagagagaagggacgACGGTtatgttattagttattaccAAGGAAATCGATGATAAGTCGGCCATCAGAAAATCTTCCAGTGGGAAAATGAAAGAAGGTGTCTCCATATGGAGGGTCCAAAACCAGATATGTGGAAGGTGATAGGTCTTCAGTGTCATAGTATAAGTTTCCGGTGTCAGCAATGGAATCTCCGAAGCTGTATATTGCACTATAGCACCGGCTTGAAGCACTAGCCGTGCTCGTATGAATAAGAGCTGCTACTGATAGAAACCAAacccaagaagaagaagcagcagtcGCCTTAGCCATGCGAATTCTGCTATCTAATTCTGAAGGTAAAGTTCttacattatttttctattttctttattcgGATTATTCTAAACTCAGGAAGCACCGAAGCACGTTGGTAGTTGGTACGACTAACAcgatatattctaataatttatgTCTACCACCAACTCCCGAGTCCGCACCCTCCCCACGCTAAACATATGGTAttaaaataatggaaatatatttttattaagaaaatgtttcttaataattttagtaGGATTAACCTGTTGACATTTTGATAttattaaaactaaacaaaacttaAACAGCAAAAGCATTATTGGATTGGAATAGTGAAGAGAGCAAAGCACACAAATGACACATGGGTTTGTAATACACTAATAAGTGTCTTAAGTGAGTGCCAAATGCCAATAAGTGTCAATCTTCCACTTGTGCACCCCATTTtccaaccaacaaaaaaaaaacaagagtcATTAACTCACTTCTTCCTCGTGAATCACGGAAATGAATTTTATAAATTATGATAtatcacttttaattttataagtaagataaaaaataaatataaaaaaataaaagattaaatttaatattagacaccatccaattttttttttttttcaatgaagaAAATTTACTCTCCTAAATTACCTACAGCTACAAGGCTACAACCCTCTATGCATGGATATCGATGCGGTGGTCAAAGGTAGTTGGTGACCAGATGTTTTCAGTGGCCAGCCGCACTACAATcgccttttcttttttttggacATCACAACAATGACTTTCGGATAAAGGCTATATTATTAATTCGACTCGTTACCCCATGAGGCCAATTTTCATATacagtttatttatattttttatttttaaatttattttatattaattttaaaatataaatattaataaaaaatattttgtatttaaattaaaaaatatcaaaaaatcaaaataaataagtgttttagtttaaactttaaataaTTGACATTTTTACAcatttataaattcaaattttgtattttaatttaaataaatcacTTGTGCAGGGATATTTTTAGTGGCAAATTGACAACACTACTGTACATTAGTTGATAACAACATGTGAAATTCTTTTAagggagctactcaaatgaagatgcaaaaaacatctttttatgaagatgctttgtataaaagtgtgatttattgatttggccacacttcaaataaaaacaacacttttataacatatcaaaatctaaccctacactccatcatctaagggtcaaaaagaaaaatcatcacatgaagacaattataatatcttcatgggagtacccaCCTTCTTTTAAAACCTCCACAGAAAAAGGAGTTTGCTGAGATATGTGCTTAATTACCTTATTAGGAAACAGAACAGTCATGCATGCTAAAACCGAACAGACTTTTGTTGTTTCTGTGTACACACATTAAGTATATCATTGTGTCCGAGTCGCATCACATGAGATCCTAATTTTAGGGTTAGTAAATGATCACAGAAAAAGGAGTTTGTTGAGATATGTGCTTAATTACCTTATTAGGAAACAGAACAGTCATGCATGCTAAAACCGAACAGACTTTTGTTGTTTCTGTGTACCCTAAAAAGTATATCATTGTGTCTGAGTCACATCACATGAGATCCTAATTTTAGGGTTAGTAAATGATCCTTCTAGTAAACCTTTGGCAATCCATTTATATGcggattaatagtcaaattaattaaattagtctctgaaaaatgaaatattttttaaatttatttttgaaagatttttttaatcaaattgatCCTTTAAAAATTACGAATTAATCATATCTGTCTTTCATTTTCTCCATTTATAATTTTCGTTAACGATTGATGATGTGAAATATTAACTGATAATATACATAACATATAACATGTTTAATTAGACGTTGActaaatatgtttatgaaaatctaTCAAATTTAGTTATTAGGTCATATTAggaataaaatttttgtaattgaaaaaaatgactaaattaatagattttcataaacatatttggTCAATATCTAATTAGACATATCAGGTATAatatatgttatcaattaacgttttacaacataaacttttgaaaaaaaattgttaatggaGTAATTGAaggacaaatatgattaattcgcAATATTTGAaggattaatttaattaaaaaaatattttaagaatgaatttaaaaaatcttatttttcaaaagactaatttaattattaacccATTTATATGCTTCTTCAGTTAAGTGTACACCATCTCaagtgatgagtttggaaaactctaaaattaatatgatgatgatcaaacattattaaaataattaattacaaaattattaatttaaattttgaatcacatatgttgattaataattttgttgcttGCAGACTTAGCAATTGGGCATAAAGAAATTTGAAACCCAAAATTGTTGACAAAATATTCAGTATTGGTACAAAAAGGATATATGATATATGGCTGAATTATTATGTTAGTTGGGTCAGAATTTATTGAGCAAGTCCAATTACTTATTGTTACAAGACCAACAAAGTGGTTGGTCcaaaattgaaaaagagagaaagcaaagACTATATACTTCCACAAATGCCACACCCTTCATTTGATGAAATCCAAAATTTGATTAAATGAATTTAATGCAGACATTTGtaacataaaaaagaaaatacaattGATTTGATGGCATTTAATTTCTACACGTTACAAGACATGGAAAAGAGAAGTGGGTTTTTAATTGAATGTAgttgattttaatttccttttttatttcCTTTGAAAGCTTTTTCACTCTTCTCTCTTTATAGTCGGCCACCTCACTGTCAAAGAAGAAAATAGTATAAGCAAGTAATCAGAAAAAGGAAGCAGAAGTTATGGACAAGCAAGAAAAGGGCTAAGGTGATGATGGCCCTtgcaaaaagaagatcaacagtAAGGCGTGGTTGAGATCTTTGCCACTTATGGTAAGAAGTTGTGAAGAAGTCTCAAGATCACCATGCCTAAAAATGGTGGAAGATCCAACTTGGTTAGAGAAGAAGATCCCTGGGATATGGCTCGTCTCTATTTTGTGGTcatccatcacagaaggtagctactgtagctacatgGAGGAGGAAGCAGAAGTGGAGCAGAAGTGGAGCAGGATGAGCTGTCAATGATTAAGCACtcatcaagggtcagaaatccttcttggggaccaagtcaaTATGGAATGCTCAGATTGATAAAACTTGATGA is a window encoding:
- the LOC112784578 gene encoding F-box/kelch-repeat protein At3g23880, with the protein product MDKKKQRQSTMEKKKKKQQLNENHKSKSIDDIFPLELIHRILVRVPLKHLGRLKCVSKLWNALISDPDFAKSHVHFSAAPTHVCLFINDYSKACSVDIDAVFHRHKRATAAKEVSLPFETNTPFDFEVMCSCRGLVLLYRAPHFFIVWNPVIGSSKRVSYSHIVSRSDRKNFMFPVSACLYGFGYDVSQDDYLVVVASQDKNGQEHFDCLSLRTNSWTNLDFALSKPLGSSNWKSRGFFLNGAIHWSSRTLRVRDYSILIFDLKERSFSTISMPEQVMGYLNPTLLALLGGCLALYSYEYGKTNIWVMKEYKVHSSWIFYQFFSGGSAPLCLSNGSDIVALRSFPISNLWFVKYDVRRELFQFQCLEYPHLEQFKGRSRRYIVYTESLVRVPSEIKDKKKKMAIRITRSMSNKERERLNRDT
- the LOC112784579 gene encoding GDSL esterase/lipase At1g31550; translated protein: MAKATAASSSWVWFLSVAALIHTSTASASSRCYSAIYSFGDSIADTGNLYYDTEDLSPSTYLVLDPPYGDTFFHFPTGRFSDGRLIIDFLAEQIGVPLLKPYLGIKKGKIKDWNSLEGVNFAVGGATALDISFFVEKGLYDVLVPTNYSLGVQFDWFMDLLPSICNSSSGCKQVFGSSLFLVGEIGGNDFNYLFFLGRPIEEATTYVPLVINKISWAINKLIDLGAQTLVVPGNFALGCSFFYLRNHPSTDVEDYDEAGCLKSYNNFADYYNNQLLAELNRLRQLHPGVNIIYADYYHASLQLYQSPTQFGFTKSILDSCCPLANANYHNAPVKHCGEPGLISCNDPSQFITWDGVHLTEAAYKRIAKGLLKGSFTNPKIGISCDSDI